Proteins encoded by one window of Simiduia curdlanivorans:
- a CDS encoding bactofilin family protein gives MSLTGGTTLISKSTEIIGDVHFSGSLEIEGVVKGNIIADGKGEAKVNVREKGRVEGDITAPLVMINGKVKGNVHSNKHIELAAKAVVEGNVHYHMIEMVKGSQVNGSLVYGTVEPVQESKPRVSSETKTVGLS, from the coding sequence ATGAGTCTGACAGGCGGAACGACGCTTATCTCCAAGTCCACTGAGATTATCGGTGATGTTCACTTTAGCGGTAGCCTAGAAATTGAAGGCGTGGTCAAAGGCAATATTATTGCCGACGGCAAGGGTGAGGCGAAGGTGAATGTACGGGAAAAAGGCCGGGTGGAAGGCGATATCACCGCACCACTGGTGATGATTAATGGCAAGGTGAAGGGTAATGTTCACTCCAATAAGCACATCGAGCTGGCCGCCAAAGCGGTGGTTGAGGGCAATGTTCACTACCATATGATCGAGATGGTGAAAGGCTCGCAGGTCAATGGCAGTCTCGTTTACGGCACTGTCGAGCCGGTTCAAGAGAGTAAGCCTAGGGTGTCATCTGAGACGAAAACCGTGGGCTTAAGCTAG
- the erpA gene encoding iron-sulfur cluster insertion protein ErpA, translated as MSAPEVFIPQALNVTSGAAAKVASLIEEEGNAELKLRVYVTGGGCSGFQYGFAFEELLSEDDTIVEKDGIKVVVDAMSYPYLVGSQVDYEEGLQGSRFVVQNPNASSTCGCGSSFSI; from the coding sequence ATGTCGGCCCCAGAAGTGTTTATCCCCCAAGCTCTAAATGTCACTAGCGGCGCAGCGGCCAAGGTGGCGAGCCTTATCGAAGAGGAGGGAAACGCTGAATTGAAGTTGCGCGTGTATGTTACCGGTGGTGGCTGCTCGGGCTTTCAATATGGCTTTGCCTTTGAAGAGCTGTTGTCTGAAGACGACACGATCGTCGAAAAGGACGGCATTAAAGTCGTGGTGGATGCCATGAGTTACCCCTATTTGGTGGGATCTCAGGTGGACTATGAAGAGGGTCTGCAAGGGTCTCGATTCGTGGTGCAGAACCCGAATGCGTCGAGTACCTGTGGTTGTGGTTCAAGCTTTTCGATCTAG
- a CDS encoding anhydro-N-acetylmuramic acid kinase, with product MRELFVGLMSGTSADGIDAALVTFENNKATLIGALNQPFSRALQTGIHNLADSATCSLEQLGALDAQLGLAFADCALALLKQHEIPAHQVSAIGSHGQTVRHRPPSIDTNGFTLQIGDANLIAEKTGITTVADFRRRDMAAGGQGAPLAPAFHHWALQSERCNRVVVNIGGMSNLTWLPSTGSPNGYDLGPGNVLMDSWIQEHQAKPFDTDGSWAASGTLHLGLLTELLQHPFLSQAAPKSTGREAFNLTWLKRKLDTLPSVSQADVQATLCEFTARVISDACMALPGQELYICGGGSKNDTLMHAIKRQLPSWQVETSNTAGIDAQWMEAMAFAWLARETLARRPGNLCSVTGAKRPAILGAVYY from the coding sequence ATGAGGGAGTTATTCGTCGGACTCATGTCCGGCACGAGCGCTGACGGTATTGATGCTGCCTTAGTGACCTTTGAGAATAACAAGGCGACTCTTATTGGCGCCCTTAACCAACCGTTCAGCAGGGCACTGCAAACCGGCATCCACAACCTAGCTGACAGCGCCACCTGCTCGCTAGAGCAACTAGGGGCACTCGACGCTCAGCTCGGCCTTGCCTTCGCAGATTGCGCTTTGGCGCTACTCAAGCAACACGAGATACCCGCACATCAAGTCTCAGCTATTGGCAGCCACGGTCAAACCGTGCGCCACCGCCCGCCCTCTATTGATACCAATGGTTTCACCTTGCAAATTGGCGATGCCAATCTCATCGCTGAAAAAACCGGTATCACCACTGTGGCCGATTTTCGCCGGCGCGACATGGCGGCAGGCGGCCAGGGCGCACCGCTCGCACCCGCGTTTCACCACTGGGCTCTGCAAAGCGAGCGCTGTAACCGCGTTGTAGTCAATATCGGCGGCATGAGCAACCTCACCTGGCTACCCAGCACAGGCAGCCCAAACGGCTACGACTTAGGGCCTGGCAACGTGCTGATGGACAGCTGGATACAAGAACACCAAGCCAAGCCATTTGATACCGACGGCAGCTGGGCCGCCTCTGGCACGCTGCATCTTGGCCTTTTAACCGAACTTCTCCAGCATCCATTCCTCAGCCAAGCAGCGCCCAAAAGTACCGGCAGAGAAGCCTTTAACCTCACTTGGCTCAAACGCAAACTGGATACCCTACCTAGTGTCAGCCAGGCAGATGTGCAGGCAACTTTGTGCGAGTTTACCGCCAGAGTGATCAGCGACGCCTGCATGGCACTACCTGGCCAAGAGCTATATATCTGCGGTGGCGGCTCGAAAAACGACACCCTCATGCATGCCATCAAACGCCAATTACCGAGCTGGCAAGTTGAAACTTCAAATACAGCCGGCATCGACGCACAGTGGATGGAAGCCATGGCCTTCGCTTGGCTGGCCCGCGAAACGCTCGCCCGAAGACCCGGCAACTTGTGCTCAGTCACCGGCGCAAAGCGCCCCGCAATTCTCGGCGCGGTCTACTATTAA
- a CDS encoding OapA family protein, translated as MQATEKQSKSKKQPHFPKGHLIAASALTVSLSLVFALFPSEQAGATKHTVQALELNIESQAPADETLTVAPSQLQSIVKAPIGAQWQEFTVRSGDNLSLIFQRAGLSDKDVYEVINNKAAAASLKRIHPGQVLGFQLDPNGKLDQLRYVTSPLTHELYRRTESGFSDQVVEKQPDVITAFRKAEIKSSLFLAGQEAGMEPSLIMELANIFGWDVDFALDIREGDSFSLVYQERFLDGEKLDNGAILAAEFTNQGKTFKAVRYTNENGDSHFFTPEGDSMRKEFLRSPLDFARISSHFNLKRKHPVLHSIRAHKGTDYAASTGTPIRATGDGKVIHASRKGGYGNAVILQHGQTYRTLYAHLSKFAKGVRAGSRVRQGQVIGYVGSTGLATGPHLHYEFYVNGAVRNPVTVALPKANAIARAELPRFHAQTATALAALENFQRSSQVAQLDN; from the coding sequence ATGCAAGCGACTGAAAAACAAAGCAAATCCAAAAAGCAGCCGCACTTCCCAAAAGGTCACTTAATTGCCGCTAGTGCATTAACCGTTTCCCTCTCTCTCGTATTCGCATTATTTCCTTCAGAGCAAGCCGGCGCCACAAAGCATACAGTGCAAGCGCTGGAGCTAAATATTGAATCGCAAGCGCCTGCTGACGAGACCTTAACCGTCGCCCCCTCGCAATTGCAGTCAATAGTCAAAGCGCCAATAGGTGCCCAGTGGCAGGAATTCACCGTGCGCAGCGGCGATAATCTGTCCCTTATATTCCAACGCGCCGGCTTGTCCGACAAAGATGTTTACGAGGTCATCAACAATAAAGCCGCAGCTGCGTCCCTCAAGCGCATACACCCGGGTCAAGTACTCGGTTTCCAACTCGACCCCAACGGCAAATTAGATCAACTTCGTTACGTTACCAGCCCACTAACCCACGAGCTTTACCGGCGCACCGAATCCGGTTTCAGCGATCAGGTTGTCGAGAAGCAACCGGACGTGATCACCGCTTTTAGAAAAGCCGAAATTAAGAGTTCCCTGTTCCTGGCCGGCCAAGAGGCAGGGATGGAGCCTAGCCTCATCATGGAGCTGGCCAATATTTTCGGCTGGGACGTGGACTTTGCCTTAGATATCAGAGAGGGCGATAGCTTCAGTTTGGTCTACCAAGAGCGCTTCCTCGACGGCGAGAAGTTAGATAACGGCGCCATTTTAGCCGCCGAATTTACCAACCAGGGCAAGACCTTCAAAGCCGTGCGCTACACCAATGAAAACGGCGATTCGCATTTCTTTACTCCCGAGGGCGACAGCATGCGCAAAGAGTTTTTGCGCTCCCCCTTAGACTTCGCCCGCATCAGCTCGCACTTCAACCTAAAGCGTAAGCACCCCGTGCTACACAGCATCCGCGCCCACAAAGGCACTGATTACGCAGCCAGTACCGGCACCCCCATTCGCGCCACTGGCGACGGCAAGGTCATACACGCCAGCCGCAAGGGCGGCTACGGTAACGCCGTCATTCTGCAACACGGCCAAACCTATCGCACCTTGTATGCGCACTTGAGCAAGTTCGCCAAAGGCGTGCGCGCCGGCTCGCGGGTGAGGCAGGGGCAGGTGATCGGCTATGTGGGCTCAACCGGGCTCGCCACCGGACCACACCTGCACTACGAATTTTATGTCAACGGCGCGGTTAGAAACCCAGTAACCGTCGCCCTACCGAAGGCCAATGCCATTGCGCGTGCAGAGCTGCCAAGGTTTCACGCACAAACCGCTACCGCACTTGCCGCACTTGAGAACTTTCAACGCAGCTCGCAAGTCGCCCAGCTCGATAACTAG
- the tyrS gene encoding tyrosine--tRNA ligase, whose protein sequence is MTKVDSGLLADLTARGLVAQMTGDKALETYLAEGSRTLYCGFDPTADSLHIGSLVPLLTLKRFQMAGHKPLALVGGATGLIGDPSFKASERKLNTPDIVANWVDKLKAQVSAFIDFDAAGNSAEVVNNLDWTAGMDVLTFLRDVGKHFSVNNMINKESVKQRLDREGAGISFTEFTYMLLQSFDFAELYKRHNCTLQIGGSDQWGNITGGVDLARRMHGGQVFGLTLPLVTKSDGTKFGKTETGTIWLDAKKTSPYAFYQFWLNTADADVYKFLRYFTFLSVEAIANIEAEDKAAQGRPQAQAVLAREVTQLVHGEAGLLAAQRITEALFVGDVSSLSESDLEQLSQDGLPSSVLQLEGLPLTQLLADAGVAPSGKQVKDALQRNAVEVNTRPISLDMNMESAAIFDPAKALYGRFFLVKLGKKKYHLFSLV, encoded by the coding sequence ATGACAAAAGTGGACAGTGGTTTATTGGCCGATTTAACGGCGCGTGGTTTGGTTGCCCAGATGACAGGCGACAAAGCGCTGGAAACCTATTTGGCTGAAGGCTCGCGCACACTCTATTGTGGCTTTGATCCCACCGCCGATAGTTTGCATATTGGTAGTCTAGTGCCGCTGTTGACCTTGAAGCGCTTCCAAATGGCTGGCCACAAGCCACTCGCCTTGGTGGGCGGCGCCACGGGTTTAATTGGCGACCCTTCCTTTAAGGCCTCAGAGCGCAAACTAAATACTCCGGACATAGTCGCTAACTGGGTGGATAAGTTAAAGGCGCAGGTATCGGCCTTTATCGATTTTGATGCGGCCGGTAATAGTGCTGAAGTGGTCAATAATCTCGATTGGACCGCAGGCATGGATGTGCTGACCTTCCTGCGCGATGTGGGCAAGCACTTCTCTGTTAACAATATGATCAATAAAGAGTCGGTAAAGCAGCGGTTAGACCGCGAGGGAGCGGGTATCTCCTTTACCGAGTTCACCTACATGTTGCTGCAGTCTTTTGATTTTGCAGAGTTGTATAAGCGGCATAATTGTACTCTCCAAATCGGTGGCTCTGATCAATGGGGCAATATTACCGGCGGCGTGGATCTTGCCCGTCGCATGCATGGCGGCCAAGTGTTTGGTTTAACACTGCCGTTGGTGACTAAATCTGATGGCACCAAGTTTGGCAAAACGGAAACAGGCACTATATGGTTGGATGCGAAAAAAACCTCACCCTATGCCTTCTACCAATTCTGGCTAAATACTGCCGATGCCGATGTCTATAAATTTCTGCGCTACTTTACCTTTTTAAGTGTTGAGGCTATCGCGAACATTGAGGCCGAGGACAAGGCGGCGCAGGGGCGCCCGCAAGCTCAGGCTGTGCTCGCTCGCGAAGTGACCCAATTGGTGCATGGCGAGGCGGGGCTGTTGGCCGCGCAGCGAATTACGGAAGCGCTATTTGTCGGCGACGTGTCGAGTCTGTCGGAATCGGACCTGGAGCAGCTATCTCAAGATGGTTTGCCTTCCAGTGTTTTGCAGCTAGAGGGGCTGCCGCTGACGCAATTGCTGGCTGACGCAGGCGTGGCGCCTTCCGGCAAGCAGGTAAAAGATGCGTTGCAGCGCAATGCGGTTGAAGTAAATACGCGTCCAATTAGTCTCGACATGAACATGGAGTCAGCTGCCATATTCGATCCAGCCAAGGCACTTTACGGTCGATTTTTCTTGGTTAAATTGGGTAAGAAAAAATATCATCTGTTTTCGTTGGTTTAG
- a CDS encoding redoxin family protein, with translation MITRIAILLGALFATSLASARVAVNEPAPDFTLTSSTSETISLSQYKGKMVILEWTNHLCPYVQKHYDSGNMQKLQKQYTDEGVVWLSIISSATGKQGYVTAAEANSLTENRNASPNYVLFDTDGKVGKAYGAQTTPHMYVIDKDGVLRYQGAIDSIKSANQADIVKAENYLTSAMQSLAKGEVVKRPVTAPYGCSVKYE, from the coding sequence ATGATTACCCGTATCGCTATTTTATTGGGCGCCTTATTCGCAACCAGCTTGGCTTCAGCGCGCGTCGCTGTAAACGAACCAGCACCCGACTTCACCCTCACCTCGAGCACCAGCGAAACCATTAGCCTCAGCCAATACAAAGGTAAAATGGTGATTCTCGAATGGACCAATCATCTATGCCCCTACGTTCAAAAACATTACGACAGCGGTAATATGCAAAAGCTACAAAAGCAATATACCGATGAAGGTGTTGTTTGGTTATCAATCATTTCTTCGGCCACAGGGAAACAGGGCTACGTAACAGCAGCAGAAGCAAACTCACTGACAGAGAACCGAAACGCATCACCTAACTATGTTTTATTCGATACCGACGGCAAAGTCGGAAAAGCCTACGGCGCGCAAACCACACCGCATATGTATGTGATCGATAAGGATGGCGTTTTACGTTACCAAGGCGCCATCGACAGTATCAAGTCAGCAAACCAAGCAGACATAGTAAAAGCAGAGAATTATTTAACCTCAGCCATGCAATCTCTCGCGAAAGGCGAAGTAGTAAAACGCCCAGTGACAGCGCCTTATGGGTGTTCGGTGAAATATGAGTAA
- a CDS encoding protein-disulfide reductase DsbD family protein, translating into MPLSRAFLPLVFALLVWSPTALSNSEAFGPHIRVELLSEHRQLRSGAEHWFGIVFEPDPHWHTYWLNPGDSGEPPVLNITLNGGAVAGELVWEIPKVIPVAHLINYGYERSLLMFPVQLPAQFTGTLDVEVELSWLVCKEDCIPGNARLTLNLPVYEQAPILNNLDTTEEFARARANQYSQQDLAAAVEITKESIALAVPRELTSNWTLLPFAGDWISHNTTPVFALDSAQTLISFEKSQHFWQAPEAMQWLAIGPEGSEAFSFTATSQGQVQTQATGILILMLMAFAGGLLLNLMPCVLPVLTIKAMSLAQATDGGQRRQGDAYAAGVILSFMGFAGIIELAKLSGQHLGWGFQMQSAGFVSFLALLFFALGLMLSDAIQFGGNLQNIGNNRLSRLGGKSASFMTGCLAVLVATPCTAPFMAGALGYALQSSALETFLIFIALAIGFALPLWLVHLLPASARLLPKPGAWMLHLKHLLAFPLLGTAIWLGWVVAGISGANALAVLLMLCLALAFCAYLSRLASKPLALIGASLIAALILLGGNLVPQSHDRNLSPDFSLADVAQLRADNQNVFVNVTADWCITCKVNEQVTFDTDKVKQALSRLNVSYVTLDWTRKDDDILKYLESFDRSGVPLYVYYPADGAPQTLPQVLTPDLLISYLEGETP; encoded by the coding sequence ATGCCCCTCTCCCGCGCTTTTTTGCCCCTCGTTTTTGCTTTACTTGTCTGGTCGCCCACAGCGCTATCGAACAGTGAGGCCTTCGGGCCTCACATACGGGTTGAGCTTTTATCTGAACACCGCCAACTGCGATCAGGCGCCGAACACTGGTTTGGCATTGTGTTCGAACCAGACCCACATTGGCACACTTACTGGCTCAACCCAGGCGACTCAGGAGAACCGCCGGTCTTAAATATTACTCTGAATGGCGGCGCCGTTGCCGGTGAGCTTGTTTGGGAGATACCGAAAGTCATTCCCGTTGCGCATTTAATTAATTATGGTTACGAGCGCAGCCTGCTCATGTTTCCGGTGCAGTTACCCGCCCAATTTACCGGCACACTGGATGTTGAAGTCGAGCTGAGCTGGCTGGTGTGCAAGGAAGACTGCATTCCCGGCAACGCCAGATTGACCTTAAATCTGCCGGTATACGAGCAAGCGCCCATTCTCAATAATCTAGATACGACCGAAGAGTTTGCTAGAGCCAGAGCCAATCAATATTCCCAGCAAGATTTAGCCGCGGCGGTGGAAATTACCAAGGAGTCGATCGCGCTTGCCGTGCCCAGAGAGCTAACCAGTAACTGGACTTTACTGCCCTTTGCCGGCGACTGGATCAGCCATAACACAACGCCAGTCTTTGCCCTCGATTCGGCGCAGACCTTAATCAGTTTTGAAAAGAGCCAGCACTTTTGGCAGGCACCTGAAGCCATGCAATGGCTCGCGATAGGTCCAGAGGGCTCAGAGGCATTCAGCTTTACCGCTACCAGCCAAGGGCAGGTTCAAACCCAGGCTACTGGCATCTTGATCCTAATGCTGATGGCTTTCGCCGGTGGCTTGCTGCTCAATCTCATGCCTTGTGTTCTGCCGGTCTTGACCATCAAGGCCATGTCTTTAGCGCAGGCTACAGATGGCGGCCAGCGTCGCCAAGGTGATGCCTATGCCGCGGGCGTGATCCTTAGCTTTATGGGTTTTGCTGGCATCATCGAGCTTGCCAAGCTATCTGGTCAACACTTGGGCTGGGGCTTTCAAATGCAATCCGCGGGTTTTGTATCCTTCCTGGCGCTACTATTTTTCGCCCTCGGCTTGATGCTCTCAGACGCCATTCAATTTGGCGGCAACCTGCAGAACATAGGCAACAATCGGCTTAGCCGTCTGGGCGGTAAATCGGCAAGTTTCATGACCGGCTGCCTTGCTGTGCTGGTAGCAACCCCCTGTACCGCGCCTTTTATGGCCGGCGCTTTGGGCTATGCTCTGCAGTCCAGCGCTCTAGAAACCTTCCTTATTTTTATCGCCTTAGCCATCGGTTTTGCTCTGCCGCTATGGCTCGTGCACCTGCTGCCCGCTAGTGCTCGACTACTGCCAAAACCCGGCGCTTGGATGCTGCACTTGAAGCACTTATTGGCATTTCCGCTGCTCGGCACAGCCATCTGGCTGGGCTGGGTAGTGGCAGGCATTTCTGGCGCAAACGCTTTGGCTGTGTTGTTAATGCTGTGTCTAGCGCTAGCCTTTTGCGCCTACCTGAGCCGCCTAGCGTCTAAACCGCTAGCGCTCATCGGTGCCAGCTTAATTGCCGCTCTGATCTTGCTAGGTGGCAACCTCGTTCCGCAGAGCCATGATCGCAACCTATCACCGGACTTTTCATTAGCTGATGTCGCACAGCTTCGAGCGGACAACCAAAATGTTTTCGTCAATGTCACCGCAGACTGGTGCATCACCTGTAAAGTGAATGAACAAGTTACCTTCGACACCGACAAAGTTAAACAAGCCTTGAGCCGATTAAATGTATCTTACGTAACTTTGGATTGGACCCGAAAAGACGACGACATTCTTAAGTATCTAGAATCTTTTGATCGCAGCGGTGTTCCGCTCTACGTCTACTATCCAGCAGATGGAGCGCCGCAAACATTGCCACAAGTTTTAACGCCAGATCTTCTTATCAGCTACCTTGAAGGAGAAACACCATGA
- a CDS encoding M48 family metallopeptidase, with protein MGFHLTGLWQDGASSASLPAQLTGNSELLTLTVQGQPSKNLSRAGVKVSPKLGRTPRYIQFAELSGQLETSAHEQLELLLSQHKKSWSDYIHQLEHSLLMVLMATLITVGLGVSYFLWGIPAVADLVADKLPESLLQEASDETLMILNKRYFSESQLDEAQQASFRDSISKAAPDYDLTKLHIVNGGDMGANALALPDGTIVFTDQLILLADGNEAQLLGVFGHELGHIVHKHSLRQILQNSAISLTIALIGGDTSALGDIVLTLPIVFSQLAFSRDFELEADSYGVQFLIERGYDKQAFADMLTKLYNSHCDAPTDAGDVTSADSQADANEQASSDEETSSDGEDSCADRDTWLKYLSTHPHLDARIQRVSEASH; from the coding sequence GTGGGTTTTCACCTTACAGGCCTGTGGCAGGACGGCGCGAGCAGCGCCAGCCTGCCCGCACAACTTACCGGCAACAGCGAGCTACTGACGTTAACCGTCCAAGGGCAACCGAGTAAAAACTTGTCGCGCGCCGGCGTTAAAGTGTCGCCCAAACTTGGGCGAACACCACGCTATATTCAATTCGCAGAACTGTCTGGGCAACTGGAAACCAGTGCGCACGAGCAGCTCGAGTTGTTATTAAGCCAACATAAAAAGTCCTGGTCCGATTACATCCATCAACTCGAACACAGCTTGCTGATGGTACTCATGGCGACGCTAATCACCGTGGGATTAGGTGTGAGTTATTTCCTTTGGGGCATTCCTGCGGTAGCCGACCTTGTAGCTGACAAGCTACCTGAATCCTTGCTGCAAGAAGCCTCAGATGAAACGCTAATGATTTTAAACAAGCGTTACTTCAGTGAATCGCAACTGGATGAAGCACAGCAGGCGTCCTTTCGAGACAGTATTAGCAAAGCAGCTCCCGATTACGACTTAACCAAGCTGCACATTGTTAATGGCGGCGACATGGGCGCCAATGCCCTAGCGCTACCCGACGGCACCATAGTCTTTACCGATCAGCTGATTCTTTTAGCCGATGGTAATGAAGCCCAGTTACTCGGTGTTTTCGGTCATGAATTAGGTCATATCGTACACAAGCACTCGCTGCGTCAGATACTGCAGAACTCGGCCATTTCACTCACCATTGCATTAATAGGTGGCGACACCAGCGCCCTAGGCGACATAGTGCTGACCTTGCCTATCGTATTCTCGCAGCTCGCTTTTTCCAGAGATTTTGAGCTGGAAGCCGACAGCTACGGCGTGCAGTTTTTAATCGAGCGCGGCTATGACAAGCAAGCTTTTGCCGACATGCTGACCAAACTATACAACAGCCATTGCGATGCCCCCACCGACGCTGGCGACGTTACAAGCGCGGACAGCCAAGCAGATGCGAATGAGCAAGCAAGCTCTGATGAAGAGACAAGCTCTGATGGGGAAGACAGCTGTGCAGACAGGGATACCTGGCTCAAATACCTAAGCACACACCCGCATTTAGATGCGCGCATCCAGAGAGTCTCGGAGGCAAGTCACTAG
- a CDS encoding YjgN family protein yields the protein MTHTYNILLTGQFNEGTDAKQAIAAFAAASGISVEKAQALFTNAPSVIKKNVDETTAKNYQAKLSSLGIQTELEAVATESSAEATPAAKSTSAQKQTIHFSFSGKGYEYFKIWIVNILLVIVTLGLYSPWAKVRNTQYFYGNTTLNGASFAFTADPVKMLIGRLIALGIFILIAALQYYSPLTSLLVTLPLIFVFPWVLNKSLAFYARNTTYRNIRFRFTGTYWPAFKTFFLWPIAATFTFMLLMPIAIQRQQAYIANHHNYGNKSFTFSGKIGDFYKIFLIAIACVVVGAIAGAVVGFIFPPLMALGIAAGYICSIIYFVVAINNLFFNKLNLADHDFKANFDYKDYGLIMIGNFILTIITLGLYIPWAKVKLANYAAQHTSIDVNGDLDKFIAVSQEDPSAFGEEFGDVFDMNVGF from the coding sequence GTGACTCATACCTATAATATTTTACTCACCGGCCAGTTTAACGAAGGCACTGATGCCAAGCAGGCCATTGCCGCCTTTGCAGCAGCCTCTGGCATTAGCGTTGAAAAAGCGCAGGCACTGTTTACCAACGCGCCTAGCGTTATCAAAAAGAATGTCGATGAAACCACGGCAAAGAATTACCAAGCCAAACTCAGTTCTCTTGGGATTCAAACCGAGTTAGAGGCCGTTGCTACTGAGAGCAGCGCCGAGGCAACCCCTGCAGCAAAATCAACCTCAGCCCAGAAACAAACTATTCACTTTAGTTTTAGTGGTAAAGGCTACGAATACTTTAAAATTTGGATCGTTAACATCCTGCTCGTGATTGTTACCCTCGGCCTCTATTCGCCCTGGGCTAAAGTCAGAAACACTCAATATTTTTATGGTAACACCACACTCAACGGCGCCAGTTTTGCGTTTACCGCCGACCCAGTAAAAATGCTTATCGGCCGTTTAATCGCGCTCGGCATTTTCATTCTCATTGCGGCGCTGCAATATTATTCGCCACTCACCAGTCTTTTAGTAACGCTGCCTTTAATTTTTGTATTTCCTTGGGTGCTAAATAAATCGCTGGCTTTCTATGCCCGAAACACCACCTATCGCAACATTCGCTTCCGCTTCACCGGCACTTACTGGCCAGCATTCAAAACATTTTTCCTATGGCCTATAGCGGCCACGTTTACCTTTATGCTGCTCATGCCCATCGCCATCCAGCGCCAGCAAGCTTACATCGCCAACCACCACAATTACGGCAATAAAAGCTTTACCTTCAGCGGAAAGATTGGCGACTTCTACAAGATATTTTTGATTGCCATCGCCTGTGTGGTCGTTGGTGCCATCGCCGGCGCCGTCGTAGGCTTTATATTCCCTCCGTTGATGGCACTGGGTATCGCCGCCGGATACATCTGCTCAATCATCTATTTTGTTGTGGCCATTAATAATCTTTTCTTTAATAAACTGAACCTTGCCGATCACGACTTTAAGGCCAACTTTGACTACAAAGACTACGGTTTAATCATGATTGGCAACTTCATCTTGACCATTATCACCCTCGGCCTTTACATTCCTTGGGCGAAGGTAAAGCTGGCTAATTACGCCGCCCAGCACACCTCTATAGACGTCAATGGCGATCTCGATAAGTTCATTGCCGTAAGTCAGGAAGACCCCTCAGCCTTCGGCGAAGAGTTTGGCGATGTATTTGATATGAACGTCGGGTTCTAA
- a CDS encoding HesA/MoeB/ThiF family protein yields MKDDQLLRYSRHILLDDIDVTGQQALLDATVLVIGVGGLGSPVALYLAASGVGHLILCDDDKVELSNLQRQVIHTTSRIGQQKATSAETSLKDLNPDCRLTLMHSRLAGEQLDQAVQAADVVVDCSDNFDTRFALNQACKTFRKPLVSGAAIQWEGQVSVFDHRDASSACYRCLYGPGANNLSCSESGVVAPLVGIIGTVQALEAVKFITSAGASLTNRLLLLDGKVMRWQEIRLQKDPSCPCCGI; encoded by the coding sequence ATGAAAGATGATCAACTGCTGCGCTATAGCCGGCATATTTTGTTAGATGATATCGATGTTACAGGCCAACAGGCGCTATTAGATGCGACAGTTCTGGTCATCGGTGTGGGAGGGCTTGGCAGCCCAGTTGCGCTCTATCTCGCCGCCAGCGGCGTGGGGCATTTGATCCTGTGCGATGACGATAAGGTTGAGCTGAGCAACTTGCAGCGGCAAGTCATCCACACCACCTCGCGCATCGGCCAACAGAAAGCCACCTCGGCCGAAACCAGCCTTAAAGACTTAAACCCCGATTGCAGGCTTACGTTGATGCACTCGCGGTTAGCTGGTGAGCAACTCGACCAAGCAGTGCAAGCTGCGGATGTCGTGGTGGATTGCAGCGATAATTTTGACACCCGCTTTGCGCTCAACCAAGCCTGCAAGACATTTCGCAAGCCACTGGTTTCGGGCGCCGCCATTCAGTGGGAGGGGCAGGTCAGCGTGTTTGACCATAGGGACGCATCCAGCGCTTGTTACCGCTGCCTCTACGGCCCCGGTGCCAATAATTTATCTTGCTCCGAGTCTGGCGTAGTCGCGCCGCTGGTGGGTATTATTGGTACGGTGCAAGCGCTGGAGGCAGTGAAATTTATTACCTCGGCGGGCGCCAGCCTCACCAATCGCCTGCTTTTGCTAGACGGCAAAGTCATGCGCTGGCAGGAAATTCGACTACAAAAAGACCCCAGCTGCCCTTGCTGTGGAATTTAG